From Prosthecobacter fusiformis, one genomic window encodes:
- a CDS encoding AAA family ATPase, whose amino-acid sequence MTSFQTLFTSLKKELQKSIVGYDALLGDVLVAIFSGGHVLLEGVPGLGKTFLVRTLSQVIGLEPGRVQCTPDLMPADILGTHIVNENEQGRRMMFFEKGPVFKNLLLVDEINRATPKTQAALLEVMQERCVTTGGERHVLPEPFFVLATQNPMEMEGTYPLPEAQLDRFMFKIKVPFPDLDSLVEISRRTTGFTEPVLESILSGADLMKLQRELAEVPVAEPVARYASQLILGTHPETPGVLPEIQRFVSYGASPRGLQSLIRGARVWASVQGSTAVSTDDIRAIAHVALRHRIILNFEGEAQQIRVDDIITKVLDQVKTPAQMAA is encoded by the coding sequence ATGACCTCATTCCAGACCCTTTTCACCAGCCTCAAGAAAGAACTGCAAAAATCCATTGTCGGTTATGATGCCCTCCTGGGGGATGTCTTGGTGGCTATTTTTTCCGGCGGTCATGTGCTGCTGGAAGGGGTGCCTGGACTGGGCAAAACCTTTCTTGTCCGCACGCTTTCCCAGGTCATTGGCCTGGAGCCGGGCCGCGTCCAGTGCACGCCGGATCTCATGCCAGCAGACATTCTGGGCACCCACATCGTGAATGAGAACGAGCAGGGACGGCGCATGATGTTTTTTGAAAAAGGCCCCGTCTTTAAAAACCTGCTGCTGGTGGATGAAATCAACCGCGCCACGCCTAAGACACAAGCTGCTCTGCTGGAAGTCATGCAGGAGCGCTGCGTCACAACCGGGGGGGAGCGTCACGTGCTGCCGGAGCCCTTTTTTGTCCTAGCCACTCAAAACCCCATGGAAATGGAAGGCACCTATCCCCTTCCCGAGGCTCAGTTGGATCGATTCATGTTCAAAATCAAAGTCCCCTTCCCGGACCTGGATTCCCTGGTAGAAATCTCCCGCCGCACAACTGGCTTCACTGAGCCTGTCCTCGAGTCCATCCTTTCCGGCGCGGACCTCATGAAACTCCAGCGTGAACTGGCCGAAGTGCCCGTGGCCGAGCCTGTCGCCCGTTACGCCTCCCAGCTCATCCTGGGGACGCATCCCGAGACTCCCGGTGTGCTGCCAGAGATTCAGCGCTTTGTTTCCTATGGAGCCAGTCCGCGCGGTTTGCAGAGCCTGATCCGCGGTGCCCGAGTCTGGGCTTCCGTGCAAGGCAGTACCGCCGTATCCACCGATGACATCCGCGCCATCGCCCATGTGGCCCTGCGCCATCGCATCATCCTGAACTTTGAGGGTGAGGCCCAGCAGATCCGGGTGGACGACATCATCACCAAGGTGCTGGATCAAGTCAAGACTCCTGCGCAAATGGCTGCGTGA
- a CDS encoding class I SAM-dependent methyltransferase, whose protein sequence is MIIEEMQNYYGQRASVYDSSMGYDDEGKVRILLPIIEHVREALRGRHVLEIACGPGFWTQFASETAASVVATDYNQSTLDEALKKRFPFDRVSFLQADAYHLDLILGVFDGILSVDWLAHVPLSKITEFLSGVIGRVGFGSPIVFVDQLPGEHSITREFDTEGNHIQERTLPDGSTFRVIKHFFSDDQITDLFSGFVGYLSIRRFPECRRLIVTFIPTLSEQAVDGNPQ, encoded by the coding sequence ATGATCATCGAAGAGATGCAGAACTACTATGGACAAAGAGCGTCCGTGTATGATTCGTCGATGGGATACGACGATGAGGGGAAGGTTCGCATTCTCCTTCCGATCATAGAGCACGTCCGTGAAGCCTTGCGCGGAAGACACGTCTTGGAGATCGCTTGCGGACCAGGTTTCTGGACTCAATTCGCATCTGAGACAGCGGCCTCAGTCGTCGCAACTGACTACAACCAGTCGACGCTCGATGAGGCTTTGAAGAAGAGATTTCCCTTTGACCGTGTATCCTTTTTGCAGGCGGACGCATACCATCTAGACCTTATCCTGGGAGTTTTTGACGGCATTCTTTCCGTTGACTGGTTGGCGCATGTCCCCCTTTCCAAGATAACGGAATTTCTTTCTGGAGTGATCGGTCGAGTTGGTTTCGGCTCGCCAATTGTGTTTGTTGATCAGCTTCCGGGTGAACACTCGATAACAAGAGAATTCGACACCGAAGGGAATCATATTCAGGAGAGGACGCTGCCTGATGGGTCAACGTTCAGGGTGATTAAGCACTTTTTTAGCGACGATCAGATCACCGACCTGTTTTCTGGTTTCGTAGGATATTTGAGTATCCGGCGATTTCCTGAATGTCGGCGTCTCATTGTGACCTTCATACCAACATTAAGCGAACAAGCCGTGGATGGCAACCCCCAGTAG
- a CDS encoding DUF6953 family protein codes for MATSEETVIAEWMLEEFNQQGRLVQKRAVREIRQRFGEHHLYKNQNRNWALNKPILDEFQRLTPEDTVWSLSRQLWRLRRPTDPPDTRMVRSQRQGEQNGCKQRLVWHLSCRQHFPLAVA; via the coding sequence ATGGCAACATCCGAAGAAACAGTAATCGCTGAATGGATGCTTGAGGAATTCAATCAACAGGGGCGACTTGTCCAGAAGAGAGCCGTTCGCGAGATTCGACAGCGTTTCGGCGAGCATCACCTTTACAAGAACCAGAATCGCAACTGGGCACTTAACAAACCCATTTTAGATGAGTTTCAAAGACTCACGCCAGAGGACACTGTTTGGAGCCTAAGTCGTCAACTCTGGCGTCTTCGTCGCCCGACAGACCCACCCGACACACGAATGGTGCGATCACAACGCCAAGGCGAACAAAACGGATGCAAGCAAAGGCTCGTATGGCATTTGTCGTGTCGTCAACACTTTCCGCTCGCCGTCGCCTGA
- a CDS encoding restriction endonuclease — protein MADSEISKSFVGRAYELEILRKSLLGGQSRTVVISGPRGIGKTALGYVFSDLHHAEFPGGVSRLHANPMEPLDILVSSTFVDQTKASLIIIDDVDERPNSTVLKEVNKLRQIFPNAGIILTTGGDPTVLQGDTAIRLGGLSSDLMRNMIEQRASLSADACVPKELLDLLQGHVLAGKIAADSMLAQGLTPRELLRRLHAFTASGIYDPSGLPLLAGASQTQIISDITTVSDEFLTKLHDSPNLWYDLSPRDFEVVVAEILYRLGYDITLTPASKDGGKDIYAAKKSDLGSFLYVVECKRYAPDNTIGVGLIRQLNGVVEAERATAGILATTSFFTKDAKEFQTTVANRMSLKDYLGLQDWLARLQNPKV, from the coding sequence ATGGCTGACTCTGAAATTAGCAAATCGTTCGTAGGCCGAGCCTACGAACTTGAGATACTTAGGAAGTCACTTCTTGGTGGCCAATCGAGAACCGTTGTAATCTCGGGACCCCGCGGTATTGGTAAGACTGCGCTGGGTTATGTGTTCTCAGATCTTCACCACGCGGAATTCCCGGGCGGTGTCAGTAGGCTACACGCCAATCCAATGGAACCATTGGACATCCTTGTTTCTTCAACTTTCGTTGATCAGACAAAGGCTTCGCTGATAATCATTGATGACGTTGATGAACGCCCCAATTCAACGGTCCTCAAGGAGGTCAATAAGCTACGACAAATCTTCCCGAATGCGGGAATCATTCTGACAACAGGAGGGGATCCCACAGTTCTTCAGGGGGATACTGCTATTCGACTGGGCGGTCTCTCGTCAGACCTAATGCGAAACATGATCGAGCAGCGCGCTTCGCTCTCTGCAGACGCATGCGTGCCGAAGGAACTCCTAGATCTTCTTCAAGGGCACGTTCTAGCAGGTAAGATCGCCGCCGATTCGATGTTGGCCCAAGGTTTAACGCCCCGAGAGCTTCTTCGGAGGCTGCATGCTTTCACTGCATCGGGAATCTATGACCCTTCGGGTTTACCACTTTTAGCTGGTGCCTCCCAAACCCAGATTATTTCAGACATCACTACGGTGTCTGATGAGTTTCTCACCAAGCTGCACGACTCACCAAATCTGTGGTATGACCTATCGCCCAGAGATTTTGAGGTCGTCGTGGCGGAGATCCTCTACAGGCTTGGATATGATATCACCCTTACTCCTGCGTCTAAGGATGGCGGGAAGGATATCTATGCTGCCAAGAAGAGCGATCTCGGATCGTTTCTTTACGTCGTTGAATGCAAAAGATACGCGCCGGACAACACGATCGGAGTCGGTCTCATTCGCCAATTAAATGGCGTCGTCGAGGCTGAACGTGCAACTGCAGGTATTCTTGCGACGACATCCTTCTTCACCAAAGATGCAAAGGAATTCCAAACCACTGTGGCTAATCGGATGAGTTTAAAAGACTACTTGGGGCTCCAAGATTGGCTTGCCAGACTCCAAAATCCAAAAGTATAA
- the hisB gene encoding imidazoleglycerol-phosphate dehydratase HisB → MPRTAQQHRKTAETDIQIELNVDGSGLSTIDTGVPFFDHMLTLFTKHGLFDLTVKVVGDVDVDYHHTVEDTGIVLGQCFREALGNKAGIVRYGFFLLPMDETLAEVAMDLSGRPFLSYHAPEKMEAIGGRAGVFSYQLVEEFLRAFSSALMCTLHVEIKRGRDSHHMAEAIFKGLARALDAATRNDPRVVGIPSTKDVL, encoded by the coding sequence ATGCCCCGCACTGCCCAACAGCACCGCAAAACCGCCGAAACTGACATCCAGATTGAACTCAATGTGGACGGCTCCGGCCTTTCCACGATTGACACCGGAGTGCCGTTCTTTGACCACATGCTCACACTGTTCACTAAGCATGGCCTCTTTGACCTGACTGTGAAGGTCGTCGGCGATGTGGATGTTGATTATCATCACACCGTTGAGGATACCGGCATCGTGCTCGGCCAGTGCTTCCGTGAAGCTTTGGGCAACAAGGCGGGCATTGTGCGTTACGGTTTCTTCCTCCTGCCCATGGATGAGACGCTGGCAGAGGTGGCCATGGACCTCAGCGGTCGCCCTTTTCTGAGCTATCATGCACCGGAAAAGATGGAGGCCATTGGTGGGCGTGCAGGCGTGTTCAGTTATCAGCTTGTGGAGGAATTTCTTCGCGCTTTTTCCAGTGCGCTCATGTGCACCCTGCATGTCGAAATCAAACGTGGCCGTGATTCCCACCACATGGCGGAAGCTATTTTTAAAGGCCTCGCCCGCGCTCTCGATGCAGCCACACGAAATGATCCAAGAGTGGTCGGCATTCCCAGCACGAAAGACGTATTGTAA
- the hisH gene encoding imidazole glycerol phosphate synthase subunit HisH, translating to MNLGVLDYGAGNLRSVLNAFTAIGHEAKLVTEPQGFEGLDVLVFPGQGAFGDSVRILKERLLWDPLKEWLKAERPYLGFCLGYQLLFEASEESPGVEGLGVAPGIVRKFLPEHGLKIPHMGWNQVHWEERGAQWWKGLPNPAHLYYVHSYYPDVADTSLALCRTTYGSDFIGGICKDNLMAVQFHPEKSQDIGLNLLRNAVSVFS from the coding sequence ATGAATCTCGGAGTGCTCGACTACGGCGCTGGCAATCTGCGCAGCGTTCTCAATGCTTTTACGGCCATCGGCCATGAGGCAAAACTTGTCACTGAACCTCAGGGTTTCGAAGGATTGGACGTGCTTGTTTTTCCAGGCCAGGGGGCTTTTGGAGACAGCGTCCGCATCCTGAAGGAGCGCTTGCTCTGGGATCCACTGAAAGAGTGGCTGAAGGCGGAGCGGCCTTATCTGGGTTTTTGCCTCGGCTACCAGCTTCTTTTTGAAGCGAGTGAGGAGTCTCCTGGTGTGGAGGGCCTCGGGGTGGCCCCTGGCATCGTGCGCAAATTTCTTCCTGAACACGGTTTGAAAATCCCCCACATGGGCTGGAACCAGGTCCACTGGGAGGAGCGGGGTGCCCAATGGTGGAAGGGATTGCCAAACCCTGCCCACCTTTATTACGTGCACAGCTATTACCCCGATGTGGCTGACACATCCCTCGCACTCTGCCGCACCACTTATGGCAGTGATTTCATTGGCGGCATCTGCAAGGACAACCTCATGGCTGTGCAGTTCCACCCAGAAAAGAGCCAGGACATCGGATTGAATCTGCTGCGAAATGCGGTCAGCGTTTTCAGCTAA
- a CDS encoding host attachment protein, protein MKNLPSLVVVTDRGHFRAYKANDGTLVQTDVMEMAEALEKLSDQLTDQAGGFPSSESQGQGNSTGERLPLEAELELRSIRRIGQRIQELLNEHTIKDWGLIAAPEINSAILDQLSPADRDKLTLNLKRNLAHQSPAEIKQRLTEA, encoded by the coding sequence ATGAAAAACTTACCCTCCCTTGTTGTCGTTACTGATCGCGGACATTTCCGCGCCTATAAAGCCAATGATGGCACCCTCGTCCAAACAGACGTAATGGAGATGGCTGAAGCTCTGGAAAAACTGAGTGACCAGCTCACGGATCAGGCAGGGGGCTTTCCATCCAGTGAATCCCAAGGACAAGGCAACTCCACGGGGGAACGCTTACCGCTGGAAGCTGAACTTGAATTGCGCTCCATCCGGAGGATCGGCCAGCGGATCCAAGAATTGCTCAACGAGCATACGATCAAAGACTGGGGCCTCATCGCGGCTCCAGAAATAAATTCCGCTATTCTGGATCAGCTATCACCGGCTGACCGTGATAAGCTCACCCTCAATTTAAAACGCAACCTCGCCCACCAATCTCCTGCGGAAATAAAACAGAGGCTGACGGAAGCGTGA
- a CDS encoding OmpA family protein, producing MKSCLIFLPTLALACLPLQAQVTVVTPQGSAGVEVVRPAGRVLDSVEARRQLSVAPQIMVPPASAVTVIPADTVKTTKTTTVVQTPGQPTRVYNAERNVVIVQDQNEKRELPYVTLPVLFVKETSELLDNESRTALEQIAGVILAIAKTEAGTVFDIEGHTSTDGTDDYNLELSAARAKRVFDELTQNYGVPANVLSAHGYGEMFPMYPAGTEQQMQMDRRVLVVRTK from the coding sequence ATGAAATCCTGTTTAATATTCCTTCCCACTCTTGCACTGGCATGTTTGCCACTGCAGGCCCAAGTCACCGTCGTTACCCCCCAGGGCAGCGCTGGCGTCGAAGTCGTTCGTCCGGCAGGTCGTGTATTGGATTCAGTTGAGGCTCGTCGCCAGCTTTCTGTGGCACCTCAAATTATGGTTCCGCCGGCTTCTGCCGTGACTGTTATCCCTGCTGATACTGTCAAAACCACCAAGACCACCACCGTTGTTCAAACTCCTGGGCAGCCTACCCGTGTTTACAATGCAGAGCGTAATGTGGTCATTGTCCAAGATCAGAATGAAAAGCGCGAACTACCTTATGTGACGCTGCCGGTTCTCTTTGTAAAAGAGACTTCCGAACTCCTGGATAACGAATCCCGCACTGCACTGGAGCAGATCGCTGGCGTGATCCTGGCCATTGCAAAAACGGAGGCTGGTACCGTTTTCGACATTGAAGGGCATACCAGCACAGATGGCACTGACGATTATAATCTGGAACTCTCAGCCGCCCGTGCCAAACGCGTGTTTGATGAACTGACTCAGAACTATGGTGTCCCTGCCAATGTGCTAAGTGCTCACGGTTATGGTGAAATGTTTCCCATGTATCCTGCTGGGACTGAGCAACAAATGCAGATGGATCGCCGTGTGCTCGTCGTCCGCACGAAGTAA
- a CDS encoding L,D-transpeptidase, producing MIVHKPRIEVSVATQRLVLWDGIRQLRSWPCSTSKFGLGYTEGSNKTPLGGFVIKEKHGDGAAQGTIFKSRKPVGQWVPGTVTADDLVLSRILWLDGVEKRNANTWQRYIYIHGTNDERGIGRPTSHGCVRLKNADVMELFELVPVGTGVWISE from the coding sequence GTGATTGTACACAAGCCACGAATCGAAGTTTCGGTAGCCACTCAGCGCCTCGTACTCTGGGATGGCATCCGGCAACTGCGTAGCTGGCCTTGCAGCACTTCCAAGTTTGGGCTCGGATATACCGAAGGCAGCAACAAGACACCGCTGGGCGGATTTGTGATCAAAGAGAAACATGGTGATGGAGCAGCCCAGGGAACGATTTTTAAATCGCGAAAGCCAGTAGGACAGTGGGTGCCAGGAACGGTGACGGCAGATGATCTGGTATTGAGCCGGATCCTATGGCTAGACGGTGTGGAAAAGCGCAATGCGAACACCTGGCAGCGTTACATCTACATCCATGGCACCAATGATGAGCGTGGCATCGGCCGACCTACCAGCCACGGCTGTGTGAGACTGAAAAATGCAGATGTAATGGAGCTTTTTGAGCTTGTTCCGGTGGGAACGGGCGTGTGGATCAGCGAGTGA
- a CDS encoding HPr family phosphocarrier protein: protein MTLSKDLTIRNKMGMHARPAAQFVKRASKYKCDIWVEKDDEPVNGKSIMGLMMLAAGRGETIKLTTEGVDADAAMADLEELISTGFGDVE from the coding sequence ATGACACTCAGCAAAGACCTCACGATCCGCAACAAAATGGGGATGCACGCCCGTCCGGCCGCGCAATTCGTCAAGCGTGCCAGCAAGTACAAGTGCGATATTTGGGTGGAAAAGGATGACGAACCCGTCAATGGCAAAAGCATCATGGGCCTCATGATGCTGGCCGCAGGCAGGGGAGAGACGATCAAACTCACCACGGAAGGCGTGGACGCCGATGCCGCCATGGCAGACCTGGAGGAGCTCATCTCCACAGGCTTTGGCGATGTAGAATAA